A window of Fibrobacter sp. UWH6 contains these coding sequences:
- a CDS encoding TIGR04133 family radical SAM/SPASM protein has translation MKLGLKKRLALEFYRLYRHNEIKTHPLTYFFWECTLRCNLHCLHCGSDCLKDAIPDMPREDFMAVLDHLAPHIDPKHFMVVITGGEPLMRQDLVECGQEIKKRGYPWGMVSNALAMTPQKFVDLLNAGLRSLTISLDGLHDSHNHFRGSPNSFDNAIRAINMAAHTPGLTFDTMTCVNKQNLPELPEIRDMLVKMGVKRWRIATVFPKGRAKDNPLFQLTNQEFKQVFDFIRETKRMGVINVNYGCEGFLGSYEKESRNYPFFCRAGVNVGSVLANGDISACPSLRGDYIQGNIYKDDIWDVWQNRYQIMRDRNWARLGDCKKCKYWRYCEGSSLHLRDEKTKELAYCHVKRLEDAGA, from the coding sequence ATGAAGCTTGGCTTGAAAAAGCGCCTGGCGCTGGAATTTTACCGACTTTACCGCCATAACGAAATCAAGACTCACCCGTTGACTTATTTCTTCTGGGAATGCACCCTGCGCTGCAACCTGCATTGCCTGCACTGCGGAAGTGACTGTCTAAAGGATGCCATTCCCGACATGCCTCGTGAAGATTTCATGGCAGTATTGGACCACCTGGCCCCCCACATCGACCCCAAGCATTTTATGGTAGTTATTACCGGCGGCGAACCGCTGATGCGCCAGGACCTGGTAGAATGCGGTCAGGAAATCAAGAAACGCGGCTACCCCTGGGGCATGGTCAGCAACGCTCTCGCCATGACTCCCCAGAAGTTCGTGGACTTGCTAAACGCAGGTCTTCGTTCCCTGACTATCAGCCTCGACGGTCTCCACGACAGCCACAACCACTTCCGTGGAAGTCCCAACAGTTTCGACAACGCCATCCGCGCCATCAATATGGCAGCCCATACACCAGGTCTTACCTTTGACACAATGACCTGCGTCAACAAGCAGAATCTTCCGGAACTTCCAGAAATCCGGGATATGCTAGTCAAGATGGGCGTCAAGCGCTGGCGTATCGCAACCGTATTCCCCAAGGGGCGAGCCAAGGACAATCCGCTGTTCCAGCTAACCAACCAGGAATTCAAGCAGGTCTTTGACTTCATCCGCGAAACAAAGCGGATGGGAGTCATCAACGTAAACTATGGCTGCGAAGGATTCCTGGGCAGCTACGAAAAGGAATCTCGCAACTATCCTTTCTTCTGCCGAGCCGGCGTAAACGTAGGTTCAGTCCTTGCCAACGGAGATATTTCCGCATGCCCCAGCCTCCGTGGCGACTACATCCAGGGAAACATATACAAGGATGACATCTGGGACGTATGGCAGAACCGCTACCAGATTATGCGAGACCGCAACTGGGCCCGCCTTGGAGACTGCAAGAAGTGCAAGTACTGGCGTTACTGCGAAGGTTCCAGCCTCCACCTTCGTGACGAGAAGACCAAGGAATTGGCATACTGCCACGTCAAGCGTTTGGAAGACGCAGGGGCGTAA